A region from the Rheinheimera mangrovi genome encodes:
- a CDS encoding D-alanyl-D-alanine carboxypeptidase family protein, producing the protein MNTYSRIFIACSFGVASFLAAGQTAPLTAAQMTPQPPEVNAKGYILIDYHTGAVLAEGNADGLLAPASLTKMMTSYIIGTEIKNGTIKPSDPVTITENAWAKQYSDSSKMFIEVGETISVEELNRGIIIQSGNDACVAMAEHIAGTEGAFVELMNAHAVRLGMDNTHFANAHGLPDETQRTTARDMSKLSVALIRDTPDEYKIYSEKEYVFNGIKQYNRNGLLWDKSLNVDGIKTGHTSEAGYSLITSATKDDMRLISVVMGTDSAKIREAENKKLLTYGFRFFETFSPYKAGEKFAEQRVWQGTKEIITLGVLAETPITLQRNQRKDLKADFKLNQELIAPISKGQVLGTVYLKLGDKDIAEFPLVALEDIEQAGLFSRLVDMVKMRFQ; encoded by the coding sequence ATGAATACGTACTCCAGAATTTTTATTGCTTGCTCCTTTGGTGTTGCTAGTTTTTTAGCAGCCGGACAAACAGCCCCACTGACAGCGGCACAGATGACGCCACAACCTCCGGAAGTGAATGCCAAAGGCTACATACTGATTGATTACCATACAGGTGCAGTGCTGGCTGAAGGCAATGCCGATGGTTTATTAGCGCCTGCAAGCCTGACCAAAATGATGACCAGCTACATCATTGGTACAGAAATCAAAAACGGTACTATTAAGCCGTCCGATCCTGTCACTATCACTGAAAACGCCTGGGCTAAGCAATATTCCGACTCGTCGAAAATGTTTATCGAAGTGGGTGAAACCATCAGCGTTGAAGAATTAAACCGTGGCATTATTATCCAATCAGGCAACGATGCTTGTGTGGCTATGGCCGAACATATTGCGGGCACTGAAGGCGCCTTTGTGGAGCTGATGAACGCTCACGCTGTGCGTTTAGGTATGGACAATACCCATTTTGCTAACGCCCATGGTTTACCTGATGAAACTCAGCGCACCACGGCCCGTGATATGTCAAAGTTGTCGGTTGCACTTATTCGTGACACACCGGACGAATACAAAATTTACTCAGAAAAAGAGTATGTATTTAACGGCATCAAACAATACAACCGTAACGGTTTATTGTGGGATAAAAGCCTGAATGTGGATGGTATTAAAACAGGCCACACTTCAGAAGCCGGCTACAGCCTGATCACCTCTGCGACCAAAGACGATATGCGCTTAATCTCTGTGGTCATGGGCACAGACAGCGCGAAAATCCGTGAGGCAGAAAACAAAAAGTTACTGACCTATGGCTTTCGTTTTTTCGAAACTTTCTCCCCTTATAAAGCAGGTGAGAAGTTTGCTGAACAACGGGTATGGCAAGGCACTAAAGAAATCATCACTTTAGGTGTACTGGCAGAAACGCCTATTACCCTGCAACGTAATCAACGTAAAGATTTAAAAGCCGACTTTAAATTGAATCAGGAACTGATTGCCCCCATATCTAAGGGTCAGGTACTGGGCACTGTTTACCTGAAGCTAGGTGACAAAGATATCGCCGAATTTCCATTAGTAGCGCTTGAAGATATCGAGCAGGCTGGTTTATTCAGCCGATTAGTAGATATGGTGAAGATGCGCTTCCAATAA
- the ybeD gene encoding DUF493 family protein YbeD, with protein sequence MTIEVKDTRFDEFLEFPCSVNFKVLGVAVPELVDHIVVVLQQHAKADDYNPQVRPSSKGNYHSVSVAVTVTSKEHMELLYTELGRLELVRYVI encoded by the coding sequence ATGACAATTGAAGTAAAAGACACCCGCTTTGATGAATTTTTAGAGTTTCCATGTTCAGTAAACTTTAAAGTGCTGGGTGTCGCAGTGCCTGAACTGGTAGATCATATAGTGGTCGTGTTGCAGCAACATGCCAAGGCAGACGACTACAACCCGCAGGTACGACCAAGCAGCAAAGGCAACTATCATTCCGTTAGTGTCGCTGTCACAGTTACCAGCAAGGAACATATGGAGCTGCTGTATACAGAACTTGGCCGTTTAGAACTGGTCCGTTATGTGATCTGA
- the lipB gene encoding lipoyl(octanoyl) transferase LipB yields MVDPQGLVIRDLGRQPYVQVWQAMQKYTDERTELSPDELWFVEHDPVFTQGQAGKAEHLLMPGDIPVVQVDRGGQVTYHGPGQLVAYVLLDIKRRKLGVRELVTLIEQVIIQALAPYGVEAYAKADAPGVYIQEQKVASLGLRVRKGCTFHGLALNVNMDLSPFSRINPCGYAGMQMIQTKDIAGPQTVDEAKQALQSQFVAQLAVSQTEHKTGLSE; encoded by the coding sequence GTGGTTGATCCTCAAGGCTTAGTGATACGGGATTTAGGGCGCCAGCCTTATGTTCAGGTATGGCAAGCCATGCAAAAATACACAGATGAGCGGACTGAACTCAGTCCGGACGAGCTGTGGTTTGTTGAACATGACCCGGTATTTACTCAGGGTCAGGCCGGTAAAGCAGAACATCTGCTGATGCCAGGTGATATTCCTGTGGTACAAGTAGACAGAGGCGGACAAGTGACTTATCACGGTCCTGGTCAACTGGTCGCTTATGTGTTGCTGGATATCAAAAGACGTAAGCTGGGTGTGCGCGAGTTGGTCACATTAATTGAACAGGTGATCATTCAGGCTCTGGCCCCCTATGGCGTAGAAGCCTATGCCAAAGCAGATGCCCCAGGTGTGTATATACAAGAACAAAAAGTCGCCTCGCTGGGATTGCGGGTGAGAAAAGGCTGTACCTTTCATGGTCTGGCTTTAAATGTGAATATGGATTTGTCACCTTTTTCCAGGATCAATCCATGCGGTTATGCCGGCATGCAGATGATCCAAACCAAAGATATTGCAGGTCCACAGACTGTGGATGAGGCAAAACAAGCTTTGCAGTCACAATTTGTGGCTCAACTGGCGGTTAGCCAGACTGAGCACAAAACAGGGTTAAGTGAATAA
- the lipA gene encoding lipoyl synthase: protein MTIKTARMEPGVKLRDAEKMALIPVKVLPTERDEMLRKPDWLKIKLPRSTDRIEQIKGAMRKHGLHSVCEEASCPNLSECFNHGTATFMILGAICTRRCPFCDVAHGRPLPPSAEEPEKLALTIKDMALKYVVITSVDRDDLRDGGAQHFADCISSIRRESPAIKIEVLVPDFRGRMDTALDILTQTPPDVFNHNLETAPRLYKLARPGADYKWSLELLRRYKEAHPEVSTKSGLMVGLGETTEEIIEVMRDLRAHNVDMLTVGQYLQPSKHHLPVKRYVSPDEFDEIKRIGYELGFKHVASGPFVRSSYHADRQAAGEEIVNYNAK from the coding sequence ATGACCATCAAAACAGCTCGTATGGAACCAGGTGTCAAGTTACGTGATGCCGAAAAAATGGCCCTGATCCCAGTCAAAGTCTTGCCAACAGAACGTGACGAAATGTTACGTAAGCCAGACTGGCTAAAAATCAAATTACCACGCAGCACAGACCGGATAGAGCAAATCAAAGGCGCTATGCGTAAACATGGTTTGCATTCAGTCTGTGAAGAGGCCTCCTGCCCTAACTTGTCAGAATGCTTTAACCACGGCACAGCAACCTTTATGATTTTAGGTGCCATCTGCACCAGACGTTGTCCATTCTGTGATGTTGCTCATGGTCGTCCGCTTCCTCCAAGCGCAGAAGAACCGGAAAAACTGGCATTAACCATCAAAGATATGGCATTAAAATACGTGGTAATTACGTCGGTAGACCGTGATGATTTACGTGATGGCGGTGCCCAGCATTTTGCCGACTGCATCAGCTCTATCCGTCGTGAAAGCCCGGCGATAAAAATTGAAGTGCTGGTACCGGATTTCCGTGGCCGTATGGATACAGCACTGGACATTCTGACGCAAACACCACCAGACGTGTTTAACCACAACCTGGAAACAGCACCACGTTTATACAAACTGGCTCGTCCGGGCGCTGACTATAAATGGTCGCTGGAACTGCTGCGTCGCTACAAAGAAGCCCATCCAGAAGTGTCTACCAAGTCAGGCCTGATGGTGGGTTTAGGCGAGACCACAGAAGAGATCATCGAAGTGATGCGCGACTTACGAGCTCATAACGTTGATATGCTGACTGTAGGCCAATACCTGCAGCCAAGCAAACACCATTTACCGGTCAAACGTTATGTCTCTCCGGACGAGTTTGACGAAATAAAACGTATTGGTTATGAGTTAGGCTTTAAACATGTTGCCTCAGGACCCTTTGTACGCTCCAGCTATCATGCAGATCGTCAGGCGGCAGGTGAAGAAATTGTGAATTACAACGCTAAATAG
- a CDS encoding IS3 family transposase (programmed frameshift), with translation MKTSKFSDSQILAILKQAEAGAPVPELCREHGMSSATFYKWRAKFGGMDASMMARLKELEAENARLKKMYAEERLKAEILKEAIEKKLVKPSRRRELAQKAVREKSISVTLACAVFSISETCYRYQARLRDENAEIADWLLRLTSTYRSWGFGMCFYYLRNVKRFGWNHKRVLRIYRELELNLRIKPKKRLTREKPEPLAVPEMKNQCWSMDFMHDQLEDGRSFRLLNIIDDFNREGLAIEVDFSLPAERVVRVLNQVIEWRGKPKEIRSDNGPEYIGSVLKNWAESNGVALKYIQPGNPQQNAYVERYNRTVRYDWLNQYLFSSIAEVQDYATEWLWFYNNERPNKALGGIPPKYKDNLVTQASTSSVH, from the exons ATGAAAACATCAAAATTTAGTGACAGCCAAATCCTGGCAATTTTAAAACAAGCGGAAGCTGGAGCTCCGGTTCCCGAACTCTGCCGTGAGCACGGTATGAGTTCGGCCACCTTTTACAAATGGCGCGCCAAATTTGGCGGCATGGATGCATCCATGATGGCCCGGCTTAAAGAGCTGGAGGCGGAAAATGCCCGGCTGAAAAAGATGTACGCCGAAGAACGGCTCAAAGCCGAAATCCTCAAAGAGGCCATCGAAAAAAAGT TGGTAAAGCCGTCGCGCCGACGGGAATTGGCGCAAAAGGCGGTGCGCGAGAAATCCATTTCTGTCACATTGGCCTGTGCGGTGTTTAGCATCAGTGAAACCTGCTACCGCTATCAGGCCCGTCTGAGGGATGAGAACGCGGAAATTGCGGACTGGCTGCTGCGCTTAACCTCCACTTACCGGAGTTGGGGCTTTGGCATGTGTTTCTATTACCTGCGTAATGTGAAACGCTTTGGCTGGAACCATAAACGTGTGCTGCGGATTTACCGCGAGCTGGAGCTGAACTTAAGGATAAAACCCAAGAAACGGCTCACCCGTGAAAAGCCTGAACCGCTGGCGGTGCCAGAGATGAAGAACCAATGCTGGTCGATGGATTTTATGCATGACCAGCTCGAGGATGGCCGCAGTTTCCGGCTGCTGAATATCATTGATGATTTTAACCGGGAAGGCTTAGCCATTGAGGTCGACTTCTCGCTACCGGCAGAACGGGTAGTCAGAGTGCTCAATCAAGTCATTGAGTGGCGAGGCAAACCCAAGGAAATCCGTAGCGACAACGGCCCTGAATACATTGGTTCTGTCCTCAAAAACTGGGCAGAATCAAACGGAGTGGCCCTGAAGTATATTCAGCCAGGCAATCCGCAGCAAAATGCCTATGTGGAGCGATATAACCGTACAGTTCGCTACGACTGGCTAAACCAATATTTATTCAGCAGTATTGCCGAAGTTCAGGACTATGCGACAGAATGGCTGTGGTTTTATAACAATGAACGGCCAAACAAAGCTTTGGGTGGCATACCACCGAAGTACAAGGACAACTTAGTAACACAGGCTTCTACTTCAAGCGTCCATTAA